One Halobacterium wangiae genomic window, CCTCAAGGTCAACGCGTACACGACGTTCACGCTACTCGACGGCGACGTCGAGGGCCACGGCTGGCGATCAGACGCACCCGCCGTCCTGAACGTGACGACGGACGACGGCGACGTACTCCTCGAACTCGAACTCGACAACACCGAGATAGCGGCGGTCCCGTCCCACGCCGACCGCGCCCGCCTCTCGCCCGACGAGGCGCGCGAACTCGCCACGGAACTGTCGTCCTACGCCGACCGCGCCGAAGAGTAACTGTTCTCGCGGCGCTCCCCGACGGAGCGCACAGCCGTCACTCGGTGTCCTCGCCCCAGCCCGCGCGCTCGCGCCACTCGCGCTGCTGACGGCGCTCGGTGACGTGTTCCTCGCCACCAGCCAGCGAGTCGCGGACGCCGGTCTCGAACTCGCTGACGTCCGCGAGCAGGCCGTGACGGAACGCCTCGACGAGCTCGTAGCTCCACTTGTCGCCGACGGCGCCCGCCGGCAAGTGCTCGTCGCGCAGCGCGTTCGCGAACTCCTCGTGGCCGGTCTCGCGGAGCAGCCGCTCGGCGGCGTCGAGGTGGTCGACGCCGCGGCCGAGGCTGTGGTGGAACCCGAGGAGCCGACCGTACGCGCGGTAGACGTGTTCGACGCCCAGCTGGAGTTCGTGGAGCGCCTCGCGCTCCGCGGGGGTGAGGTCGTCCATACCCGTTCGTTGGACCGCGACCCGGTTATTCGTGCTGGCACCGCCGGCCGAACGGCTCCGGCAGTGGCTTTTTGGCGCGCTCGCGCGACCACCCCGTATGTCGGCTGCGTCGGCGTCACGCGGCTCCCGGTGGTTCGTCGCCGCCGGCGTCGGCTTCCTGGTCGCGTTCCAGGCCGCCGCACTCGCGGGCCTCCCCCGAACCGCGCTCGCCGTCCTCGGCGTCCACGGCTTCGTCGTCCACGTGCTCCTAGGGAAGGCGAACGCGCTCGTCCCGACGTACTTCGACCGCGACCTCGCGTTCCCCCGCGCGGCGTTCCTCGCGCTCCCGTCGACCACTCTCGGAGCGGCCGCCCTCTCCCTGTGGGCCGCGGGGTTCGCAGCCACCGCCGCCGTCGGCGCGGCGCTCTGGGCGGCGGGCGTCGCGGTCTCGCTCGCGACGCTGGCCTGGACGATCCGCGGCAACCTCTCGGGCGCGGCGACCGCCACCGGCGAGCACAACGCCCACCGCCGACAGGTCGACCGCGCCGCCAACGCCGCCGTCCCCGTCGCCCTCGCCTACCTCGCCGCCGGCACGTACGAGACGGTCGCCGCGGTCACGTCGCTCCCCACGCTCGCGGCCGCCGGCCTCCCGGGCGCGGTCCACCTGGTCGCCGCGGGCGGCGCGCTCGTCCTGCTATTCGCCGTCGGCTTCCGCCTGCTCCCGCGGTTCCTCGTCGCGTCGCCGCCCCGGGCCCTCGTCGCCGTCGTCCTCCCGACCGGCGCGCTCGCCCCCGCGCTCCTGGTCGCAGGGTTCGGTGGCGGCCCGCTGTTCCACGCGGGCGCCGCCCTCGAAGCGGTCGCCGTCGCGGGGTTCGCGGGCGCCTACGTCGCGCTGTACGCCCGCAGCGACCGCTCGCGCGTCGGCTTCCACGGCGTGCTGGCTGGCGTCCTCAGCGGCGTGGTCGGCGTCCTCCTCGGCCTCGGGTTCGCGACTGGCATGCTCGCGCCGACCGCTGGCCGCGTGCTCGCCCACCTCCGGTTGAACGTGCTCGGCCTGCTCGGCCTCAGTATCGTCGGCGTCACCTACCAGTTCTACCCGCCCACGGTCGGCGTGTTCCCCGGGAGCGACGACCGCACCGCGCTCGCGTCGATTCTCCTGCTCGCCGGCGGCCTCTGGGTGGAAGCCGGAGGTCGACTCACGGAAACCGGGGGCGTCGCTCGTCTGGGCGTCGCTCTGGGGCTGGTCGGTGCGCTGGCGTACGCCTACCTCGTCGCGAGCGCGTTCCGCGCGCGGGCGACGAAGTGATCAGACAGTGAGTCGCTCGCCGAGTTCGGGCGCGCTCGCCGCGAAGCCGTCCTCGCGCAACTCTTCACGATAGACGACACGAGCAGAGAATCGCTTTCCGGACCTCTCGACAGTATCCTCCGCCTCGGTTGATTCTTACACTCGGCCGTCGTGGACATCAGATACACTCTGGAG contains:
- a CDS encoding DUF6360 family protein — encoded protein: MADRVLKVNAYTTFTLLDGDVEGHGWRSDAPAVLNVTTDDGDVLLELELDNTEIAAVPSHADRARLSPDEARELATELSSYADRAEE